In Salvelinus alpinus chromosome 20, SLU_Salpinus.1, whole genome shotgun sequence, a genomic segment contains:
- the LOC139547005 gene encoding putative nuclease HARBI1, with protein MALELNKGRPVLEGIPGGKETSIGSSQDATRFIQVSGSTVFLLEPPAQAPDDADPGEGPSAAATAHDGDDDEEETISLDSRRHEWSLPVLSGGCRTAEQGHNLPHNKECVSGYQSISRCLHLLPWPQKTLTSKRSSIGLQMVCNADCVISNVVAKWPGSVHDSRIFRASEIYQCLSQGEFSGVLLGDRGYGCQPFLLTPFTDPQEAQQAYNHAHARTRVEMTFGLLKARFHCLHKLRVSPVRACDITVACAVLHNVACLRKERAPRVPPAMDWDNPAIFPDDDSGRLLRDQYVLNYFS; from the exons atggccttggagctaaataaaggcaggcccgtcttagaggggatccctggggggaaagagacgagcataggttcctcccaagatgccacccgcttcattcaag tgtctggcagcactgtgttcctgttagagccaccagcacaagcaccagacgatgctgatcca ggtgaaggccccagtgcagcagcaacagcacatgatggagacgatgatgaggaggagaccatctctctggattccagaaggcatgag tggagccttcctgtactcagtgggggatgcagaacagctgaacaaggccacaatttgccgcacaataaggagtgtgtgtctggctatcaaagcattagcagatgtcttcatctccttccctggccacagaagactctgacatcaaagaggagttctataggattgcag atggtctgcaatgctgactgtgtgatcagcaatgttgtggcaaaatggcctggctcagtccatgactccagaatctttcgggcctctgaaatctatcagtgcctatcacaag gtgaattctctggtgtgttgctgggagacagggggtatggctgccagccttttctcctgacacctttcacagacccccaggaagcacagcaggcctacaaccatgcccatgccaggaccagagttgaaatgacctttggcctcctgaaggcacgctttcactgccttcacaaattaagggtcagccctgttagggcatgtgatattactgtggcttgtgctgtcctccacaatgtggcctgcctgaggaaggagagggcccccagagtgccaccagccatggactgggacaatccggcaatcttccctgatgacgacagtggtcggctgctgagggaccaatatgtgttgaattattttagttag